The DNA segment CATCCGCGTCCGAATGGGCGTGCACGTGGGCAGCTCGGTGCGCCGAGGTGACGACCTGTTCGGCCTCAACGTGGCAATGGCAGCACGCGTCGCGGGACAGGCCGACGGCGGCGAAATTCTGGTCAGCGAACCGGTCCGCAACGCCATCGGTGCAGCGCACGATCTGTCTCTCGGTACACCGCGAGACGTCGAACTCAAGGGTATGAGCGGAAGTTTCCAACTGTTTCCGGTGGAGCTCCCGGTGCTGCCCAATGCGGAGGTCGCCCTGAACGAATGAATGGTCCATTCAGTACGTCTGAGCGCGTGAAAGTCACATCGATCCGGACGGGGTGGGTGGCGGACCGAATTCTGTTGCGTCCCAGAACGAATGAATGGCCCATTCACAACGTCTGAGCGCGTGAATGGACCATTCATTCGATGGGGGTGAACCAGTGGGAACTACTGCTTGGCCGACTCCAGAGCCTCGTTGAAGGTCTTGGACGGACGCATCACTGCCGCGGTGGCTTCGGGGTCCGGGTAGTAGTAGCCGCCGATGTCGACTGCGTTGCCCTGAACCTCGTTGAGCTCGGCGACGATCTTGTCTTCGTTGTCGGACAAGGTCTTCGCCAGAGCAGCGAAGTGCTTGGCCAGCTCGGTGTCCTCGGTCTGTGCGGCGAGTTCCTCGGCCCAGTAGAGAGCGAGGTAGAACTGGCTGCCACGGTTGTCGAGTTCACCGGTCGAGCGCGACGGTCCCTTGCTGTTCTCGAGCAGCTTGCCGGTGGCGGAGTCGAGTGCCTTGGCGAGGATGGTCGCCTTGACGTCGCCGGTCTTGGTACCCAGATCTTCGAGGCTCACTGCCAGAGCCAGGAACTCGCCGAGCGAATCCCAGCGCAGGTGGTTCTCCTCGATGAGCTGCTTGACGTGCTTGGGAGCCGAGCCACCCGCACCCGTCTCGTACAGTCCGCCGCCTGCCATCAGGGGAACGATGGAGAGCATCTTGGCGCTGGTGCCGAGCTCGAGGATCGGGAACAGGTCGGTGAGGTAGTCACGCAGGATGTTGCCGGTGGCCGAGATGGTGTCGAGTCCGCGGACCAGACGCTCCATCGTGTACCGGATCGCGCGAACCTGCGACATGATCTGGATGTCGAGGCCCTCGGTGTCGTGATCCTTCAGGTACTTGCGCACCTTGCCGATGAGCTCGTTCTCGTGCGGGCGGTACGGGTCGAGCCAGAAGACGACCGGCATGCCGGACTCGCGCGCACGGCGCACGGCCAGCTTGACCCAATCCTGGATCGGGGCATCCTTGACGATGCACAGACGCCAGATGTCGCCCTCTTCGACGGTCTGCGTCAGCAGTACCTCGCCGGTGGCCTTGTCGGTGATGTTCGCGATGCCCGCCTTCGGCACCTCGAACGTCTTGTCGTGCGAGCCGTACTCCTCGGCCTTCTGCGCCATCAAGCCGACGTTGGGCACGGTGCCCATCGTCGTCGGATCGAACTGGCCGTTGGTCTTGCAGAAGTTCACCATCTCCTGGTAGATCCGGGAGAAGGTCGACTCGGGGTTGACGGCCTTGGTGTCCTTGGGACGGCCGTCCGCTCCCCACATCTTGCCGCCGGCGCGAATCATCGCAGGCATGGACGCGTCGACGATAACGTCGCTGGGAGAGTGGAAGTTGGAGATGCCGCGAGCGGAGTCGACCATCGCGAGCTCCGGACGGGTCTCGTGACACTTGTGCAGGTCCTCGATGATCTCGTCGCGCTTGGACGCCGGGAGGGTCTCGATCTTGGTGTAGAGATCCGACAGGCCGTTGTTGACGTTGACGCCCAGCTCCTCGAAGAGCTCGTTGTGCTTGGCGAACGCATCCTTGTAGAACACTCGCACGGCGTGGCCGAACACGATGGGGTGCGATACCCGCATCATCGTCGCCTTGACGTGCAAGGAGAACATCACGCCGGTGTCGTAGGCGTCCTGCATCTCGTGCTCGTAGAAATCGAGCAGGGCCTTCTTGCTCATGAACATCGAGTCGATGACGTCACCGTCGGTGAGCGACACCGTCTCCTTGAGCACGATCGGCTCGCCGTCGGTGGGCAGTAGCTCCATCTTGATCTCGCGGTCGCCGTCGACGACGGTCGACTTCTCACCGTGGTAGAAATCGCCCTCGCGCATGTGCGCAACGTGGGTGCGCGACGCCATCGACCACTCGGTCATGCTGTGCGGGTGCTTACGGGCGAATTCCTTCACGGCCTTCGGGGCACGACGGTCCGAGTTACCCTCGCGCAGAACCGGATTGACCGCGCTGCCGAGGCACTTGGTGTACCGGTCGCGGATTTCGCGCTCTTCGTCGGTCTTCGGATTGCCGGGGAAGTCGGGAATCGCATAGCCCTTGTCCTGCAGTTCCTTGACGGCTGCGAGCAACTGCGGCACCGAGGCGCTGATGTTCGGCAGCTTGATGATGTTGGTCTCGGGCAGCTGCGTCAGCTTGCCCAGCTCGGCGAGGTTGTCGGTCACTCGCTGGTCTTCGTTGAGGTAATCGGGGAACTCGGCGAGGATGCGGTTGGCAACGGAGATGTCACTCGACTCGACGTTGATCTCGGCCGCGCTGGCGAAAGAACGTATGACCGGCAGAAACGCGTGAGTCGCCAGCATGGGCGCCTCGTCGGTCAGGGTATAGATGATGGTCGGCTTCTTCGCAGTCATGTTTCGCCTTTGCCTCAGTTTCAACGTCGTCTTTTGGATGCGTCCACTGTCGACTTTAATCTTTGAACCCGCCGCTGTGCGTCCCAGTGGGGTATCACTCCACCTGCGGTTCCAAGTTACCGACCAGTAGGGCGCTCAAAGGTTTTCGCAGCGTTCCTCGATCAGCCCCTGACCACCGCCGGAGCATCCGATTTGCCCGAATAGGAACAACAACCCCCGTCGCGGCCGTTGAACCGGATATGACGACCTACAAAACTGTCAATCCTGCCGATGGCACAACCGTCAAGGAATTCGAGACTCTCGATACGGCCGGCGTCGAGCGCGCACTCGCCGACGCCCACGCCGGGTTCCAGACGTGGCGCAAGACCTCACCGAAGCACCGCGCCGAGATTCTGCACAAGGTCGCCGACCTCTACACCGAGCGTTCCGAGGAACTGGCCCGAACGATCTCGCTCGAAATGGGCAAGCCGCTGACCGAGTCGCAGGGCGAGGTGGAACTGTCGTCGAACATCTACCGCTACTACGCCGACAACGGCCCCGCCCTCCTCGAGGACGAGAAGCTCGACGTGCCCGGTGCGGAAGACACTGTGCTGCAGCGCAAGCCGGTCGGCGCGCTCGTCGGCGTCATGCCGTGGAACTTCCCCTACTACCAGGTGGCCCGGTTCGCAGGCCCGAACCTGATGGTGGGCAACACGATTCTGCTCAAGCACGCACCGAACTGCCCGCAGTCGGCACTGCTGATGGAAGAGATCTTCCAGCAGGCCGGACTCCCTCAGGACGCGTACATCAACATCTTCGCGACCAACGAGCAGATCGCCGACATGATCGCCGACTCACGCGTGCAGGGCGTCTCGCTCACCGGTAGCGAGCGAGCCGGAACCTCCGTCGCCGAAACCGCAGGACGCAACCTCAAGAAGGTCGTCCTCGAACTGGGCGGATCGGACGTCTTCATCATGCTCGACTCCGACGACATGGACGCAACCGTCGAATCCGCAACTCGGGCGCGGCTGTCCAACGCAGGTCAGGCCTGCAACGCCGCAAAGCGGATCCTCGTCGCCGAGGAGTTCTACGACGACTTCGTCACCAAGCTCGTCGCATCCTTCGAGGCCGTGCAGACCGGTGACCCGTTGGACGCGAACACCACCCTCGGCCCCCTGTCGTCGCAGACCGCTGCCGACACATTGATCGAGCAGATCGACGACGCCGTCGCCAAGGGCGCGACGCTTCTGACCGGCGGCAAGAAGATCGACGGACCGGGTGCATTCGTGCAGCCGACACTGCTGACCGACGTCACCCCCGACATGCGGGCGTACAGCGAAGAGCTGTTCGGACCGGCCGGAGTGATCTACAAGGTCGAAAGCCCGCAGCAGGCAATCGAATTGGCGAACTCCTCGCCCTACGGCCTGAGCGGATCGGTGTGGAGCACCGATCTGGACAAGGCCCGTGATGTGGCCGAGCAGCTCGAGGTCGGTATGGCCTTCGTCAACGAGCACGGCACCACCCTCCCCGGCCTGCCGTTCGGCGGAGTCAAGCGCTCCGGCGTCGGCCGTGAGCTGGGACCGTGGGGCATGGACGAGTTCGTGAACAAGAAACTCGTGCGGGTCTCCGCGAAATAAGCACCATCTCGACCGAGCTGCTCCCCGGCCCCGCGGCCGGGGAGCAGCTCGTCTGTTGGTTCGTCGGATCTGCTAGGTCTGCCGAATTCGGCTGTAGTTGACCACCTGATCGGCCACGACCAAGGCAGACGCGAGGAACACCGTGCCGAGCAGAATCCAGAACGCCAGAGTGACGTCGGGAGCCCACAGGGCCATGACCGACAGTGACGCACCGACGATCGACGGCACCCCGATGTAGGCACCGATCAGCACCGACCCGCCCAACACCGTGGTGATCGCGATACGAAGCGCTGCACCGCCGAGCGAACGCTGTCGAACCTGCCCGGTGAACAGCCGAACGGTGACCCAGACGACGATGGCGAGCAGGACCGCCACGGCCGAGAAGATGGCACCCAACACCATCGGAGCCGACGACGACGGTAGGCCGGTGGTCGACCCGTCGATGACGAGTGTGGTGAGATTTCTGCCCACCGCGGCGATGTGTTCGGCTTCGATCTCGCCGTATCGATTGGTGGCCAACACCATTGACCTGTCCAGGGCTGGCACGAATGCCACGTAGGTGTAGTAACCGGGGACGGCTCCGGAATGCCACCACACGTCCTGTCCGGCGATCTTCTCGTGAAACAGTCCGTCGCCGTACTCGGTGCCCTCGCCGGTGTCGACCTCGGGGGCTGTGTCCTCCCCGCCCTGCAGTTGGCTCAGTCGCCAGGATGCGTAGCGTCCGAGATCGCCCGTGGAGCCCGCGAGGTAGCCGTAGCCCAGACCAGCCGAATCGACACCGACGTCGATGGGTCGGGCCGAGCCGAAGAACGGCACATGACCCGGTGGAACATCTTCGGTGAACTGCTCCGGATCGGTGATGGCGGACGTCTCGGCAGGCGCGAGGACCTCGGCGTCGAGCGCATCGGCGAACGACTCCCCCGTCACCGACTCGACGACTGCCTGCAGGAGCAGATAGTTCAGGCTCGAATACCGGAACGATCCACGTTCGGTCGTCCCCACCGGATGCGAGATGGTCGCGACTGCGTCGACGGCCGAACCGCGGCGGGACCAGTCGTCGGTGACCGTGATGTCGTGCGGCAAGCCGCTGGTGTGGTGCACCAGGTCGTCGACTGTCGTTGCCGGATCGCCCAGCATGTCCCGCGCTCGCGGAACGATGTCCACGACGGGCGTGGACTCGTCGAGTGCACCCTGCCGTTCCAACCCGACGACAGTGGCCGCCGTGAACTGCTTGGACACCGAGCCCCACACGAACGGTGTCGAGGCATCGACGGGCTCGCCGTTGCCGTCGACACCGCTCGATGCTTCCGCCACCACCGCGTCCGAGTCGAGAACCTGGACCGACATTCCCGGGGCTCCGATCTCGGCCGCCCACCCATCCACTGCATTCTGCAGCTCCGTGTTCGACAACGACACTGCCGCAGCAGGACCGGGCGCAAGCCCGAGAAGGAAGGTCAGAGTCACCAGCACTCCCACGACGAGTCGTCGGGTACCTGCCGCTACGGTCGCCATCCTTCTCGAGCTCCTGTCCGTGAGGTGATCGGCCGTACCGGTGGTCAGTGATGCCCCGCGCCGTCGAGCGAGCGCTTCCACACGCCGGCCCCCAGCAGTCGCAATGCGGCAGGGACGAGAATGCCGCGAACGACAGTCGCGTCCAGAGCAATTGCCGCGGCCAGCCCGACACCGAGCTGCTTCATCTCCGGCGTCGGCAACAGCGTGAACATCGCGAAGATCACCACCATCACGGCCGCAGCCGCAGTGACGGGCGGCGCGGACCGGACCACACCCTGCCGGACGGCATCCTCGACACCGAGGCCACGACCGAATGCTTCGCGCACCCGAGTGAGGATGAAGACGTGGTAGTCCATCGACAGGCCGATGAGGATGACCAGCATCATCACCGGCAGCAAAGTCACCACCGGGCCGACGTACTCCGATCCGAACACCGTTGCACCCCAGCCGTACTGGAACAACAGCACCAGGATGCCGTAGGACGCGAGCACCGACAGCAGATTCAGACCCACACTCAGAGCGGCCAGCCCGACACTGCGGAAGGCGAGGTAGATCAACGCGAAAGCGACCAGCAGGACGATCGGTATGACGATCAACAGATCACGCGACGTCGATTCCGAGACATCGACGCTGACCGCGGTCTCACCACCGACGAGGATCTCACGATCACCCGCGAACTCCGGAACGAGGTTGCCTCGCAACTCGTTCAGAGAATCCCTCGCCGATTGCGCGTCGATACCGTCTGCGTCGGTGCCGATCTCGATGCGCGCCACCGACTCGTCCGTGGAGATCTGAACCTCTCGTACCTGCCCGTCGAATCCGGGCAGCCCGGCCGCGTCCTCGGCGATGTCGGTGAGGACCGCCGAGGTACCGGCGACGTCACCGCCGGTCTCGGTGACCACGGTATGGCTGACGCCGTACAGCGGGAACTGCTCGGAGACGTCGTCCAGCGTGCGCAGCGTCTCGAAGGTGCGCGGCATGCTGTCGGTTCCCGGAAACTGCAACTTCATGGTCGCGACCGGTGCTGCCAACAAGACCATCACGGCCAGTCCGGCGAGCAGCGCAGGCACCGGGCGCCGAACGACCGTGCCCGACAGCCGACCCCAGAACCCTGTCTCCTCCGCCGCGTCGTCCGGGGTCTTGCCGAACAACTGCTTGACGACTCGTCGACGCCCCAACGCCAACAGCGCCGGGAGCAAGGTGATCGACGCAAGCATCGCGGCGACGACGACGAGAATGATGCCGAGTGTGAGCGAGTGGAAAATCGGCGATTCGGTCAGGAAGGCTGCGATCACCGACACACCGGTCACCAGACCGGCCACCAGAACCGAGCGCACCGTCATCGACACTGCGATCGTGGCGGCCGCGTCGGCGTCACCGGATCGGGCGAACTCCTCGCGGGCGCGTCTGACGAAGAACAACGAGTAGTCCACGCCCAGAGCGAGACCCATCAGCAAGATGACGCTCATCTGGTTGCTCTCCATGGGCACCAACAACGACGTCGGCCCGCTCCAGAGGATGGCCAGTGCCACCACGGCGAGGCCGGTGACAAGCGGGATCAACGTGGCAATCAGACCGGCGAACACGAGGAACAACACGACGGCCGTGACGGGGAGGCTGAGCATTTCCAGCAAGACCAGTCGCTCACCGTAACTGGTGGTGACGTCGGCCTGCACCGAGATGGGCCCGGTAGCCGATATGGCAGCACCCGGGTTGGCCTCGCGGGCGCTCTCGATCGCAGACTCGATCCCCTGCACGCGCTCGGACGGCGATGCCTGCTCGTCGGGCAGCAGCACCTGCAGAACCCGTTGGTCCCCGGCAGCGGCCGTCAACTTCTCCGGAGGCTGCTGCGCCGTCCCCGCCAGCGCCGCGGCCAACTCGTCCGCGATGCGATCGGAGTCCCCCGCCGAGTTGCCCTGCACCAGAATGGTTTCGGTGCGCGAGGACAGGAAGTCCGAGCCCGTTTCCAATTGCTCCGCCGCGCCGGACTCGCCGACGAACCCTTCCGCAGGAGACAACTCGGACATACCGAGTCCCACGTATGCCCCGGCCGACAACACCAGCGCCACAAGCCATCCCGCAAGCACTGCGAGACGATGACGGTAGCTCCACCTGGCCACTCCCGCGAAACGTTCCAGGATGGAGCCATCCCTCGTCGCGCCCTCGATCGGGGGCCTCTCCCTCGTGGTCACCATGACATCTCCTCCTGTCCACGGCTCGACGCCGATGCGCCGACCGACAGACGATTCGTTTCTCTGTCCACGACCGACGCGATCTCACGCACGGTCAGTCCCTCCACTACATCCGCCAACTGCAACCGCACCCCGAACTCACGGGCGATGCCGTTGACCAAGCGCGCGACCAACAAGGAGTGGCCGCCCAGCGCGAAGAAATGGTGATCGGTACCGATCTCCTCGATTCCCAGCAGACGTCGCCACAGCGTCAGCAACCGCTCCTCGGTTTCGGTCTCTGCCGCGCGGCCCGCGGTGGTGCCGGCAACGAAGTCGGTGATCACCGGCGCGGGCAACTTCGCGACATCCAACTTCTGGCCGACGGTCACTGGAACCTCGACCACGTTCACCAGAGCGGCAGGCACTGCGTGGCGCGGCAGCGTGCGATAGAGCTGCGACCACAACTCCGCACGATCGACATCGACATCGTCGAAGGTGGCGAAGTACGCGACGAGAACATCGAGGTCGGTGCCGCCGACCGTGGCATGGGACCACCGGATCCCCGGGTGCGACGCGATCGCTCGCTCCACCTCGCCGAGCTCGAGCCGGTACCCCCGCAACTGCACCTGGTCGTCGGCGCGGCCGTGATAGACGAAGCGGTCGCCGGCGTCGGTACCGACGATGTCCCCGGTGAGATACAACCGATCACCGTGACCGGCCGGGTCCGGGACGAACGCTGCTGCGGTCGCGCGCGAGTTTCCGAGGTATCCGTGCGCGAGCTGGTCGCCGCCTACCGCAAGTTGCCCGAGGCCGTCGACCGAACCGACACCGTCCGCGACCGGCAGTACCGCCGTTCGCACACCCGACAGAGCGGGCCCGATGGACGTTCTCGGCTCGGCGAGATCCTGTTCGACGAGTTCGCCGCCGGTGCAGGACACCGTGACCTCGGTCGGGCCGTACCAATTGACGAGTCGGCACCGGCCGAAAGACGGTGCGGCCATGACGTCGGCGAGCCTGCCGCCGTCGGAGGCCTCACCGCCCACCAGCAACGATCTCAGCGCCAGCCCGCCCCCGATCGCCTCGTCGTACGCGCCGAGTTGATACGCCGCGGACGGCGTGGTCGAGAGCACGGACGCACCTGTCTGCGTAAGAAGCTC comes from the Rhodococcus sp. SBT000017 genome and includes:
- a CDS encoding NADP-dependent isocitrate dehydrogenase, with the protein product MTAKKPTIIYTLTDEAPMLATHAFLPVIRSFASAAEINVESSDISVANRILAEFPDYLNEDQRVTDNLAELGKLTQLPETNIIKLPNISASVPQLLAAVKELQDKGYAIPDFPGNPKTDEEREIRDRYTKCLGSAVNPVLREGNSDRRAPKAVKEFARKHPHSMTEWSMASRTHVAHMREGDFYHGEKSTVVDGDREIKMELLPTDGEPIVLKETVSLTDGDVIDSMFMSKKALLDFYEHEMQDAYDTGVMFSLHVKATMMRVSHPIVFGHAVRVFYKDAFAKHNELFEELGVNVNNGLSDLYTKIETLPASKRDEIIEDLHKCHETRPELAMVDSARGISNFHSPSDVIVDASMPAMIRAGGKMWGADGRPKDTKAVNPESTFSRIYQEMVNFCKTNGQFDPTTMGTVPNVGLMAQKAEEYGSHDKTFEVPKAGIANITDKATGEVLLTQTVEEGDIWRLCIVKDAPIQDWVKLAVRRARESGMPVVFWLDPYRPHENELIGKVRKYLKDHDTEGLDIQIMSQVRAIRYTMERLVRGLDTISATGNILRDYLTDLFPILELGTSAKMLSIVPLMAGGGLYETGAGGSAPKHVKQLIEENHLRWDSLGEFLALAVSLEDLGTKTGDVKATILAKALDSATGKLLENSKGPSRSTGELDNRGSQFYLALYWAEELAAQTEDTELAKHFAALAKTLSDNEDKIVAELNEVQGNAVDIGGYYYPDPEATAAVMRPSKTFNEALESAKQ
- a CDS encoding serine hydrolase yields the protein MATVAAGTRRLVVGVLVTLTFLLGLAPGPAAAVSLSNTELQNAVDGWAAEIGAPGMSVQVLDSDAVVAEASSGVDGNGEPVDASTPFVWGSVSKQFTAATVVGLERQGALDESTPVVDIVPRARDMLGDPATTVDDLVHHTSGLPHDITVTDDWSRRGSAVDAVATISHPVGTTERGSFRYSSLNYLLLQAVVESVTGESFADALDAEVLAPAETSAITDPEQFTEDVPPGHVPFFGSARPIDVGVDSAGLGYGYLAGSTGDLGRYASWRLSQLQGGEDTAPEVDTGEGTEYGDGLFHEKIAGQDVWWHSGAVPGYYTYVAFVPALDRSMVLATNRYGEIEAEHIAAVGRNLTTLVIDGSTTGLPSSSAPMVLGAIFSAVAVLLAIVVWVTVRLFTGQVRQRSLGGAALRIAITTVLGGSVLIGAYIGVPSIVGASLSVMALWAPDVTLAFWILLGTVFLASALVVADQVVNYSRIRQT
- a CDS encoding non-ribosomal peptide synthetase, which produces MTASVDELVLTGLSERFGVRPVQLCADGELSVTALLQRSTQVREALLRAGVGRGHVVAVKGRRDSWLLPTLLGILGAGAAYTVIPYNSPQAVEALLLETVEPAAMVVWEDLHPASWRGRPSMALGDAVVFLFGSFEPVSPSPRSIDDPAYIITTSGTSGTPKAVLVPHRAVLAFLDAARGVVALSTSDVVAARSSAAFDLSVWELFASVEAGTTAVLVVEGVAADTARLHELLTQTGASVLSTTPSAAYQLGAYDEAIGGGLALRSLLVGGEASDGGRLADVMAAPSFGRCRLVNWYGPTEVTVSCTGGELVEQDLAEPRTSIGPALSGVRTAVLPVADGVGSVDGLGQLAVGGDQLAHGYLGNSRATAAAFVPDPAGHGDRLYLTGDIVGTDAGDRFVYHGRADDQVQLRGYRLELGEVERAIASHPGIRWSHATVGGTDLDVLVAYFATFDDVDVDRAELWSQLYRTLPRHAVPAALVNVVEVPVTVGQKLDVAKLPAPVITDFVAGTTAGRAAETETEERLLTLWRRLLGIEEIGTDHHFFALGGHSLLVARLVNGIAREFGVRLQLADVVEGLTVREIASVVDRETNRLSVGASASSRGQEEMSW
- a CDS encoding MMPL family transporter encodes the protein MVTTRERPPIEGATRDGSILERFAGVARWSYRHRLAVLAGWLVALVLSAGAYVGLGMSELSPAEGFVGESGAAEQLETGSDFLSSRTETILVQGNSAGDSDRIADELAAALAGTAQQPPEKLTAAAGDQRVLQVLLPDEQASPSERVQGIESAIESAREANPGAAISATGPISVQADVTTSYGERLVLLEMLSLPVTAVVLFLVFAGLIATLIPLVTGLAVVALAILWSGPTSLLVPMESNQMSVILLMGLALGVDYSLFFVRRAREEFARSGDADAAATIAVSMTVRSVLVAGLVTGVSVIAAFLTESPIFHSLTLGIILVVVAAMLASITLLPALLALGRRRVVKQLFGKTPDDAAEETGFWGRLSGTVVRRPVPALLAGLAVMVLLAAPVATMKLQFPGTDSMPRTFETLRTLDDVSEQFPLYGVSHTVVTETGGDVAGTSAVLTDIAEDAAGLPGFDGQVREVQISTDESVARIEIGTDADGIDAQSARDSLNELRGNLVPEFAGDREILVGGETAVSVDVSESTSRDLLIVIPIVLLVAFALIYLAFRSVGLAALSVGLNLLSVLASYGILVLLFQYGWGATVFGSEYVGPVVTLLPVMMLVILIGLSMDYHVFILTRVREAFGRGLGVEDAVRQGVVRSAPPVTAAAAVMVVIFAMFTLLPTPEMKQLGVGLAAAIALDATVVRGILVPAALRLLGAGVWKRSLDGAGHH
- a CDS encoding NAD-dependent succinate-semialdehyde dehydrogenase codes for the protein MTTYKTVNPADGTTVKEFETLDTAGVERALADAHAGFQTWRKTSPKHRAEILHKVADLYTERSEELARTISLEMGKPLTESQGEVELSSNIYRYYADNGPALLEDEKLDVPGAEDTVLQRKPVGALVGVMPWNFPYYQVARFAGPNLMVGNTILLKHAPNCPQSALLMEEIFQQAGLPQDAYINIFATNEQIADMIADSRVQGVSLTGSERAGTSVAETAGRNLKKVVLELGGSDVFIMLDSDDMDATVESATRARLSNAGQACNAAKRILVAEEFYDDFVTKLVASFEAVQTGDPLDANTTLGPLSSQTAADTLIEQIDDAVAKGATLLTGGKKIDGPGAFVQPTLLTDVTPDMRAYSEELFGPAGVIYKVESPQQAIELANSSPYGLSGSVWSTDLDKARDVAEQLEVGMAFVNEHGTTLPGLPFGGVKRSGVGRELGPWGMDEFVNKKLVRVSAK